The bacterium nucleotide sequence TCCCGCAGGCGCGGCGAGGACGGCCGGCGCGACGCGCCGTCGATCGCCGCCCTCGGAAGACGGGGCGGCGACTGAGCGCGACGACGCGCGCGGCGACGAGCGACGAAAGGCGCGGAGACGGAGACGAATACGGAGACCGTGCGCGAAGGCGCGCGCCGGGACGAGGTCAGGCGAGGGGCGCGGCCGAAAGGCCGCGCCTTTCGATTTCGTCGAGCAGCCGCGGCAGGACGGCGAGCGAGACCGGCGTCCCGTCCGGCGCGCGGCGCGGCGCGCCGTCGTGCAGCAAGAGCAAGTCTCCCGCGGCGAGGC carries:
- a CDS encoding polysaccharide deacetylase family protein encodes the protein PLLARRGMTLATWTRRGFDAACGDPRTVARRLLRGLAAGDLLLLHDGAPRRAPDGTPVSLAVLPRLLDEIERRGLSAAPLA